The nucleotide window CGGGTAGTCGGTCTGCTGGGTTTCCCAGGTGATCAGGCCGTTCTTCACGTAGATCTTCCAGGAGCACGAACCGGTGCAGTTCACCCCGTGGGTGGAACGCACGATCTTGTCGTACTGCCAGCGCGAGCGGTAGACGTTCTCCCAGTCACGCGATTCGATGCGGGTTTCGCCGTGTCCGTCGGCGAACTCTCCTTGCTTGCGATTGAAAAAGCGCAGCTGGTCGAGTAGGTAACTCATCGTTTCTTTCCTCTCAGACTGAGCGCAGGTCGTGCCTGCGCTCTACTTTTAATCTCGAAGTCGACTCAGCAGGGGGTCTCGGCGCCTTTGCGCGAGTACCACCACCAGGTCACCAGAATGCAAGTCACGTAGTAGGCAACGAAGCCGTACATGGCCATCTCCGGGCCGCCGGTGAGGGCGATGGAGGAGCCGAACGACTTGGGAATGAAGAACGCACCGAAGGCGCCGATCGCCGAGCTGAAGCCCAGAACCGCAGCCGATTCCTTGCCGGCGGCACGCAGCGCTTCCTCACGGGCGGCGGCGTTCTTGCCGGCACGACGCTCGTGCAGCGTGCGGAAGATCACCGGGATCATGCGGAAGGTGGAGCCGTTGCCGATGCCGGTGGTAACGAACAGCAGCATGAACATGGCGAGGAAGCCGTAGAAGCTGCCGCCCTGTCCGGCCTCGGGCAGGAACTGCAGCACGCCGAACACCGCACCGATCATCACCACGAAGTTCCACAGGGTGACGCGCGCGCCGCCCAGCTTGTCCGCCACGAAGCCACCCAGCGGACGCACCAGGGCACCGACCAGCGGGCCGAGGAAGGCGAAGCTCAGTGCGTTGACTTCCGGGAAGGAGGTCTTGATCAGCATCGGGAACGCGGCGGCGAAGCCGATGAACGAACCGAAGGTGGCCAGGTACAGCCAGCACATCAGCCAGTTGTGCTTGCGCTTGAAGATCACCGCCTGCTCGCTGAACGAGGCGCGTGCCGACGACAGATCGTTCATGCCGAACCAGGCCGCGACGGTCACCGCGAGGATGAACGGCACCCAGATGAAACCGGCATTCTGCAGCCACAGCTGGCCGCCATCGGCCAGTTCCTGCGGCTGGCCACCGGCGGCGCCGAACAGGCCCATGCCGATCAGCAGCGGCACGCTGAACTGCATCACCGACACGCCAAGGTTGCCCAGGCCGGCGTTCAGGCCGAGCGCGGTGCCCTGCTGTGCCTTGGGGTAGAAAAAGCTGATGTTGGACATCGACGAAGCAAAGTTGCCGCCGCCGAAGCCGCACAGCAGCGCGATGATCACGAACACGCTGTAGGGCGTCTCCGGGTTCTGCACGGCGAAGCCCATCCACAGCGCCGGGATGGCCAGCGACGCGGTGCTGATCGCGGTCCAGCGGCGGCCGCCGAACACCGGCACCATGAACGAGTAGAAGATGCGCAGCGTCGCGCCAGACAGCCCCGGCAGCGCCGCCAGCCAGAACAGCTGGTCGGTGCTGAAGCCGAAACCGATGGCATTCAGCCGCACGATAACCGTGCTCCAGACCATCCACACGGCAAACGCCAGCAGCAGCGCGGGGATCGATATCCACAGGTTGCGCGTGGCGATGGCCTTGCCGGTGGCGGCCCAGAACTGAGCGTCTTCCGGGCGCCAGTCATGGATGACCGGTCCCTGTTTGGGCGGCCGTTTGGCCGCGGATGAATCGATGGCTGTCATGGACATGCTCCAGGTGGGATCAGGACGCGGAGGGCTGCTGGCCTTGGCCGGCCTTGCCCATCAGAGGGGTTTTGCGCACTTCGCTGAAGTACATCCAGATCAGGGAGACCCAGACCACGCCGTACAGCAGCATGAAGGCGGAGGAGCGCACGCCGGTGAGGTCCACCAGGGCGCCGAACATGATCGGCAGCACGAAGCCGCCCAGGCCGCCGGCCAGGCCGACGATGCCGGAGATGACGCCCATGTTTTCGGGGTAGTCATCGGAGATGTACTTGAACACCGAGGCCTTGCCGAAAGCGAAGGCGATGCCGACGATGAACATCAGCGCGGTGAACACCCAGGCGTTGAGCCCGATGTGGAAGGTGCGCGAGCCCTCGACGGTCTGGATGGTGAAATCGGTCTGCGGGTAGGACAGCAGGAACAGGCACACCCAGCTCACCCACATCACCCACCAGGTCACGCTCTGCGCGCCCCATTTGTCCGACATCCAGCCGCCCACGGCGCGCAGTACGCCGCCGGGCAGCGAGAAGCAGGCGGCCAGCAGCGCGGCGGCCTGCAGGCTGAAGCCATACTCCTGCACGTAGTACTTGGTCATCCACAGCGCCAGCGCGACGTAGCCGCCGAAGACGATTGAGTAGTACTGGCAGTAGCGCCACACGGCCGGATCCTTCAGCGCCTGCAACTGGCTCTTGAGGGTGACGGTGCTGGCCACGCGGTGCGCCTTGTTCTCGCTGGTCAGGAACCAGAACAGCAGCGCGGTGATGAACATGATCGCCGAGTAGACCTTGGGCACCATCTGCCAGCTGCCAGCGGCGATGATCGCCGGGGCGATGAACTTGGTCAGCGCCGAACCGGCGTTGCCGGCGCCGAAGATGCCCATCGCCAGGCCCTGGTTGCTCTTGTCGAACCATTTGGCGACGTAGGCGATGCCGACCGAGAAGGAGCCGCCGGCCAGGCCGACGAACAGGCCCAGCACGAGGAAGTGCCAGTAGGCGGTCGCTTCGCTGATCAGGTAGATCGGCAGCACGCAGATCAGCATCAGCATGAAGAACACGATGCGCCCGCCGAACTTGTCGGTGAGCATGCCCAGCGGCAGACGCACCAGCGAACCGGTAAGCACCGGCGTCGCGGCGAGCAGGCCGAACTGCGTTTCGTTGAGCTGGAAGATCTCCTTGATCGGCACCCCGAGCACGGCAAACATCATCCAGATCATGAAGCAGATCGTGAATGCGACGGTGCTCATCCCCAGCACCAGCCCCTGTTGCATGTTCAACTTAGCCATTGTCGGACTCCCCCGAACGCTCGACCTGGCTTGCAAGCTATTAACGCGCGGGCCGGATTCCGTTGACTTGGATCAAGACGAAATTCCCGACCAAAAGAGTATGATTTGCCCGCTACCACCTTGGAGGTAGTTAGTTTTTTTGGTTTTTTTCCTTTCAAATTCAGCTAGTTATTCAATCAGAGCCCGAACCGGCAGGCGAAGCGGCGGTCCTGGAACTCTTTGGAGGTAGCGTGCGGATATTCCACTGGTTCCGTGGGTCGCTGCCGGCAAGGGCCGGGGTCGCGGTCCTGCTGATCGGCACCCTCGCGCTGGGCAGCGCCGTCAGCGCCGGGCTGATCGCCTGGCTGAGCGAGGACGATGCCGCCGCGATCAATACCGCCGGTTCGCTGCGCATGTCGGTATACAAACTGAGCTGGCGGCTGCAGGCTGGCACCGACAACGCGGAAATCCAGCGCCAGGGCGACAACTTCCGCCACCGCCTGGAAAGCATCAACCTGACCCGCATCCTGCGCAGCGATCAGCAGTCGCCGCTCAATCAGGCCTATGCCGGCCTGCGCGAGCGCTGGCACAACCAGCTCGCGCCCGCGCTCGAGCGTGGCGATGTCGCGGTCTTCCATGCCAATGCCGACGATTTCGTCGAACAACTCAACCAGTTCGTCCTGCTGCTGCAGCGCCAGAGCGAGCGCAAGCAGAGCTGGCAGCTGGCGATCCAGGGCACCGCGCTGTTCGTCACGGTGATGGTGCTGATGGTCGGCATGTACAGCCTGCAGAGCAGCGTGCTCAGCCCGCTGCAGGAGCTGGTGCGCGCCACCGAGCGCTTCCGAGCCGGCGATCTCAGCGCGCGCGTGCAGTACCGCTCGGAGGACGAACTGGGGCACATGGCCAACAGCTTCAACGCGATGGCCGAGGCGCTGGAGCAATCGCATCACACCCTTGAGAGCCGCGTCGCCCAGAAAACCGCGCACCTCGCCCAGGCCAACGCCGCGCTGCAACTGCTCTATCAAGGCAGCCGCAGCCTGGCCAGCGGGCCGGCCAGCGCCGAATCGCTGGACAAGCTGATCGACAGTTTCCAGAACCGCCTGCCGGGCCTGCGCCTGACCCTGTGCCTGCACGGCGATCCGCGCGAACCGGCCGAGCAACTGATCGCCCTGCACGGCAGCGAGCTGCGCGAAATCTGCTCGCCGGGCGACTGCGCCACCTGCACCCTGCACCAGCGGCGCAATATCGTGGCCAGCCCGGTGGTCAACCAGGGCAGCGAGCTGGGCGAGCTGCGCGCCGCCTTCGCCGACGGCCGGCCGCCGCAGCAATGGGAGCTGGAGCTGATCGAGGCACTGGCCAACCTGATCGGCACCGCGCTGTCGCTGGAGCGTCGCCGCGAGCAAGACCACCGCCTGCTGCTGTTCGAGGAGCGCGCCATCATCGCCCGCGAACTGCACGATTCGCTGGCCCAGGCCCTGTCGTACATGAAGCTGCAGGTCAGCCGCCTGCAGACGCTGATGCACCGCGGTGAGCCGCCGGAGCAGCTGGAAAAGGTCACCGAGGAAATCCGCGACGGGCTGAACAACGCCTACCGCCAGTTGCGCGAGCTGCTCACCACCTTCCGCCTGAAGATCCAGGAAGGCGGGCTGCGCAAGGCGCTGGACGACACCGCGCGCGAATTCTCCGAGCGCGGCCAGTTCCCGGTGCAGCTGAACGTCAAGACGCTGCCGTTCGGCCTGTCGGCCAGCGAGCAGATCCACCTGCTGCAGATCGCCCGAGAGGCGCTGTCCAACTGCGCCCGCCACTCCGGCGCCAGCCATGTCTGGCTCACCGTGCAGCAGATCGGCTCGGAAGTGGAAATGCTCATCGAGGACGACGGTTGCGGGGTTTCCCTGGATTTCGACCCGCGCCTGCACCACGGCCTGACCATCATGCTCGAGCGCGCCCGCAATTTGCACGGGCGCCTGCGCATCGAACAGCGCGAGCCCAACGGTACTCGCGTGCAACTGAACTTCGCGCCGCAGTTCCTCGGCCGCGACCTCGAGAGAGACACCGCATGAACGACTTCCGCCACAGCATCCTGCTCGTCGACGACCACCCCATGATGCGTCGCGGCATGCGCCAGCTGCTCGAACTGGAAGACGACTTCGTCATCGTCGGCGAGGCCAGCGATGGCGAGGAGGCCCTGCGCCGGGTGCCGGAACTGCAGCCGGCGCTGATCCTGCTGGACAACAACATGCCCACGCTCAACGGCATCGAGACGCTCAAGCGCCTGCGCCAGGATGGCTACGACGGCAAGGTGCTGCTGTTCACGGTGTCCGATGCCGAAGAAGACGTGCGCGACGCGCTGCGCTTCGGCGCCGACGGCTACCTGCTCAAGGACATGGAGCCGGAGAAACTGATCCAGCAGATCCGTGAGGTGCTGCAAGGCGACCTGGTGGTCAGCCCGGCACTGGCGCGGGTCATGGCGCAGGCGCTGCGCGTCGGCCAGCCGGTTGCGCCGGAGGTGGAGTTGACCGAGCGCGAGCGTCAGGTGCTGAAGATGATCGCCGGCGGTAACAGCAACAAGATGATCGGCCGCAAGCTGGGCATCACCGAGGGCACGGTGAAGGTCCACGTGAAGAACCTGCTGCACAAGCTCGGGCTGCGCTCGCGGGTCGAGGCCGCCGTGTGGGCGCTGGAAAACGAGCGCCAGCGCGGCTGACACGGCGTCGCACGCCGGCTGCCCCGGCGTATCCCCAAAGACATAGTCGCCCGGCAGCCGCGCAAGGCCCGCCAGCCCTGCCTCGCAGCGCGGCAGGCAGGGCGTGCATGCGCTGGTCGCGCCCGTCTCCGCCGCACCGGGGAATACCTCCTTCGACCCCGTACCGCTTGACTCGCATCATTGGCCAACGGGCAAAGGCTCCTATCGTTCGCGCCGTCTCGCACGCCGGTCCGCTGTCGCGGATACGGCAGCGACAGCCGAATCCACATGGAAGGAGACCACATGTTTCAACACCTGCTTCGCGGCACGCTGCTGCTCGGCCTGCTGCTCGGCGCCCTGCCCGGCCAAGCCGCCATCAGCGATGCCGAAGCCATCAACCGCGCCGGCCAGCAACGCATGCTCGGCCAGCGCATCGCCAAGAGCTACCTGATGATCGGCACCCAGACCCGCAGCGAACTTGCGCAGGCGCAGCTCGATGCCAGCGTCGCCAGTGTCGAGGAAAACAGCCAGCTGCTCGGCGACTACGCCCCCAGCGCCGCGATCCGCGGGGCAGTCGACGAGGCCGGGCTGACTTGGCAGCAGCTGCGCGAACAGGCGCTTGCCGCGCCGGACAAGTCGCGCTCGCTGGAGATGCTCAAGCTGGCCGAACGCTTCCTCGCACAGAGCGAGACGCTGGCGCTGCGGATCGAACAGCACAACGGCAGCCAGCCCGCGCATCTGGTCAACCGCAGCGGCCGGCTGCGCATGCTCAGCCAGCGCATCGCCATGCTCTACCTGGCACTGAGCTGGAACCTGCCGGACGCCGAACTGCGGAGCAAATTCGATACGGCGGTGGAGGAATTCGACCAGGGCCTGGACGAACTGCACGCGGCCAAGCAGAACACCGAGCAGATCAACGATCGCCTCGAACACATCAGCAACCAATGGCGTTTCGCCCGCGTCGGTTTCAAGCTGACGGAAGACGGTCGCTACGTGCCGACGGTGATCGTCACCACCGCCGAATCGCTGCTGCAGAAGCTGGAAGCGTTGACCGCCGACTACGCCCAGCTGGCCCAGGCGACGCGCTGACTCAGGGCTGGGGATCGCCGCGGCGGAACGCTTGCGGCGCCGCGGCGTCCGCCGCCGGCGGCTCGGGTCGCGCATCGCCCACACGGAACGGCTGCGGCGGCTCGTCGACCAGCCGCCGCGTCGGCGGTTCGATCCGCTGCGCCGGGGCTTCATCGGCCTCCACCGCAGCCGGCTCGCGCAGCAACCACAGGGCCAGCGCCGCCAAAGCAGCAGCCAGCAGACGGTAGAGCAACGAGGCCAGGTCGAAGCCGATCAGCTCGCCGCCATCCAGTGCCAGCGCACCGAGGCGTCCCCCCACCAGCGCCAGCATGGTGATCACCAGCAGCACCAGTGCCGCTCGCGCGCGCTCGGGCCCGCGCATGGCCCAGAACAGGAACAGCGCCAGCCCCAGCTGCAGGCCGCCGTAGTACACCCGCATATGGCTGATCGACGCCGACTCCATCAGCAGCATGCCGTTGAGATTGGCCATTTCGTAGGGACGCAGCCAGTACGCCAGGCTGAGCGCGAACATGATCAGCGCCTGGATCGCCAGAACCAAACGGGCAAAACGCATCGAAAACTCCTGCTGTGCGACTTGGACTCCCGGTCGCCATCGGACCGTCCATCGGGCCTTTCGTTCGCCCTGCGGTGCCGGCTGGCGCATGCGCGAAGCACGGCAAGCCTGACGTCCGCGTGCAGCTATGCTCTAGTCCAGCCGGTCTGATACCGGTAGTCGTCCAACAGAGGAAACATCACCATGCGCTGGAACCGGGCTCGTCGCAGCGACAACGTAGTGGATGCCAGAGGCCGCAGCGGCATGCGCCTCGGCGGTGGGCTGGGGCTGGGCGGCATCGCCATCGTGGTGGTGCTCGGCCTGCTTTCCGGCCAGGACCCGTTGCAGATTCTCGGCCAGCTGGCCAGCCAGGGCGGTCCGGCGGTGTCGCAGCAGGGCGAACAGCCGGCCGCTGACGACCCGCAGGTGGAATTCGTCCGCGCCGTGCTCGGCGACACCGAGGACACCTGGCGCGCGCTGTTCCAGCAGAGTGGCGCACAGTACCGCGACCCGACCCTGGTGCTGTTTCGTGGCGGGGTGAACTCGGCGTGCGGCTTCGCCAGCTCGGCGGTCGGCCCGTTCTACTGCCCCGGCGACCAGCAGGTCTATCTCGACCTGCAATTCTTCGATGACATGGCCCGGCGCTTCGCCGCCGCCGGCGATTTCGCCCAGGCCTACGTGATCGCCCATGAGGTCGGTCACCATGTGCAGACGCTGCTCGGCGTCTCGCAACGGATGCAGACGGCCCGCCAGCGCGGCGCGCAGATGGAAGGCGACAATGGCCTGCTGGTGCGCCAGGAGCTGCAGGCTGACTGTTTCGCCGGCGTCTGGGCCTATCACGCGCAGCAACGCCTGGACTGGCTGGAGCAAGGCGATCTGGAGGAGGCGCTGAACGCCGCCAATGCCATCGGCGACGATCGCCTGCAGCAGCAGAGTCAGGGTCGCGTGGTGCCCGACGCCTTCACCCACGGCACCTCGGCGCAGCGCGTGCGCTGGTTCCGCGCCGGCTTCGAGCACGGCGAACCGGGACGCTGCGACACGTTCAAAACGGCGCGCCTGTAGCGCGAACGGCCGGCAGAACTAGCGGCTGGCGCTTTCCAGCAGCGCGTGCAGCGCGCGGCAGTCGCGCACGTACAGGTCGGCCAGCTCCGGCCAGGGATTCTCCGGCAGGTTGACCAGCACGCTGCGCGCCCCCGCGGCGCGGGCACACTCCAGATCGAAGCGATAGTCGCCAACCATCATCATCGCGCACGGCTCTATACCCCAGCGCGCGGCCAGCTGCAGCAGGCCGCCGGGATGCGGCTTGGGTGGTGCCTCGTCGCGGCCGAGGATGTCTTCGGCGCTGAAAAAATCGCCCAGGCCGACCGTTTCCAGCGTCACCAGCGCCAGCTCGTGGGCATTGCGGGTGAGCACGCCGAGGCGGCAATCGCGCTCGCGCAGTGCCTGCAACAACTCGAACGCACCCGTGGCCGGACGCGCCGCGCAGGCCAGCTCGCGCTCGTGCGCGAGCAGCCAGGCGCGCTTGGGCGCGGCCTGCTCCGGCGGCAGCGCAGCGAGGTGATGGAGGATGTCGTCGCTCTCGGGAATCTGCAGCGCGCGGCGGATCGCGGCGAAATCGTGCACGGCGATGGTCAGCGTGCCGTCCATGTCGAACACCCAGTAGCGCGCACCGGCGAGGTTCACATCCAGTCCTCGCGCACGCGGATCAAGCCTTCCTGCGCCACCGAGGCGACCAGCTGGCCCTGACGGTTGAAGATGCTGCCGCGGGCGAAGCCACGGGCATTACCGGCCCAGGGGCTATCGATGGAATACAGCAGCCAGTCGTCGATCTTCACCTCGCGGTGGAACCAGATCGCATGATCGAGGCTGGCCAGCTGGATGAACTTGCTCCACGAACTGACCCCGTGCGGCTGCAGCGCGGTGCCGATGAAGCTGAAGTCCGAGGCATAGGCCAGCAGGTACTTGTGCAGCGCCGGGTTGGCCGGCAGCGCGCCGTCGGCACGGAACCACAGATGGCGCACCGGCTCGATCGGCTGCGGGTTGGCCGGGTCCTGCACGGTAACCGGGCGGATCTCGATCGGCTTGGGCCGGCGCAGCTTTTCCATCACCCGCTCGGGCACCAGCGGCGAGAGCTTGTGCAGCAGGTCCCACTCGCTGGGCAGCTCGTCCGGGCCGACCACGTCGGGCATCGCCAGCTGGTGTTCGTAGCCGTGCTCGTCGGCCTGGAACGAAGCGATGCCGGTGAAGATGGTCTGGCCTTTCTGGATCGCGCTGACGCGGCGGGTCGAGAAGCTGCCGCCGTCACGCACGCGGTCAACGTCGTAGACCACCGGCTGATGCGAGTCGCCCGGGCGCAGGAAGTAGCCGTGCAGCGAGTGCACGTGGCGCGCGGCGTCGACCGTCTGGCTGGCGGCGGAAATCACCTGACCGAGTACCTGACCACCGAACAGCTGAGGAAACCCCAGATCCTGGCTGGCGCCACGGAACAGATTTTCCTCGATGCGTTCCAGCGTCAGCAGGTTGACCAGGGTATCGAGTGTCTGGGTCATGGCGGGTCCTGGATATGCGTTGATGCGGGTCGGCGATATTACGGACTTCGCCGTCAACGCTCCACCAATAGCCGACATCTACGCCCATCGCAACGACCTGCCGCGAACCGCGCAATCCTTGAGCCGCGCACCGGGCGCCACGCATACTCATTCGCCACCGCCGCCCGATTGCATCGTCCATGTCGCTCCCGCTGGTCTTTCACGACGACTACAGCCCGCCGCTGCCACCCGGGCATCGCTTCCCGATGGAAAAGTTTCGCCTGCTGCGCGATCACCTGGTCGACAGCGGCCTGACCACCGACGCTGCGCTGCGGCGCCCGATGCTGTGCCGCCATGACGTGCTCAACCTCGCCCACGACGCCGATTACGTCGCGCGCTACTGCAGCGGCGACATGAGCCCGGCGGAGCTGCGCCGGCTCGGCCTGCCATGGAGCCCGGCTCTGGCGCAGCGCACCGTGCGCGCCGTGGGCGGTTCGCTGCTCACCGCCGAGCTGGCGCTGCAGCATGGACTGGCCTGTCATCTGGCCGGCGGCACCCACCACGCACATCGCGACCATGCCTCGGGCTTCTGCATCTTCAACGATCTGGCGGTGGTGGCGCTCTATCTGCTGGAAAGCGGGCGAGTCGGCCGCGTGCTGATCTTCGACTGCGACGTGCATCAGGGCGACGGCACGGCACGCATCCTCGACGGCGTGGCGGACGCGGTGACGGTGTCGTTGCACTGCGAGAAGAACTTCCCGGTGCGCAAGGCCACCAGCGACTGGGACATTCCGCTGGCGCCGGGCCTGGGCGATGCGGAATACCTGCGGATCGTGGACGACACGCTGAACTACCTGCTGCCGCTGTATCAGCCGGACCTGGTGCTGTACGACGCCGGCGTCGACGTGCACCGTGACGATGCCCTCGGCCTGCTCGCGCTCAGCGATGCCGGGCTAGCCGCGCGCGACAGTGCGGTACTCGAGCATTGCCTCGGTCGCGACATCCCGGTGGCTGGGCTGATCGGTGGCGGCTACGACAAGGACCGCGCCCGGCTCGCCCGCCGCCACGCGCAGCTGCACATCAGTGCAGCGCAAGCCTGGCGGCAGTTCGGTCTGGAATGAAACCGCGCCGGTAAAGACCGGCGCGCTGCAAGAGATCGCTGCTACTGGCGCAGCCACGGCGGAGACGGCGGCTCGTCGCTTGGCGCATCGTCGGCGTTGCGCAGCGCTTCGCGGCGCGCCTGCTCGGCCAGGGTGGCCTTGATCTCGCGCATCACCGCATCCAGATCGGCGGCGTCTTCCGGCTCGGCGAACTCGCCGGTCAGCTCGCTCTCCGGCGTCAGCTTGCCCTGCTCGTAGAGCGCCCACATCTCCTTGGCGTAGCGGGTGAATTTCAGCTCCGGCGCGAAACGCCCGAAGTAGGC belongs to Pseudomonas phenolilytica and includes:
- a CDS encoding NarK family nitrate/nitrite MFS transporter; protein product: MTAIDSSAAKRPPKQGPVIHDWRPEDAQFWAATGKAIATRNLWISIPALLLAFAVWMVWSTVIVRLNAIGFGFSTDQLFWLAALPGLSGATLRIFYSFMVPVFGGRRWTAISTASLAIPALWMGFAVQNPETPYSVFVIIALLCGFGGGNFASSMSNISFFYPKAQQGTALGLNAGLGNLGVSVMQFSVPLLIGMGLFGAAGGQPQELADGGQLWLQNAGFIWVPFILAVTVAAWFGMNDLSSARASFSEQAVIFKRKHNWLMCWLYLATFGSFIGFAAAFPMLIKTSFPEVNALSFAFLGPLVGALVRPLGGFVADKLGGARVTLWNFVVMIGAVFGVLQFLPEAGQGGSFYGFLAMFMLLFVTTGIGNGSTFRMIPVIFRTLHERRAGKNAAAREEALRAAGKESAAVLGFSSAIGAFGAFFIPKSFGSSIALTGGPEMAMYGFVAYYVTCILVTWWWYSRKGAETPC
- a CDS encoding MFS transporter produces the protein MAKLNMQQGLVLGMSTVAFTICFMIWMMFAVLGVPIKEIFQLNETQFGLLAATPVLTGSLVRLPLGMLTDKFGGRIVFFMLMLICVLPIYLISEATAYWHFLVLGLFVGLAGGSFSVGIAYVAKWFDKSNQGLAMGIFGAGNAGSALTKFIAPAIIAAGSWQMVPKVYSAIMFITALLFWFLTSENKAHRVASTVTLKSQLQALKDPAVWRYCQYYSIVFGGYVALALWMTKYYVQEYGFSLQAAALLAACFSLPGGVLRAVGGWMSDKWGAQSVTWWVMWVSWVCLFLLSYPQTDFTIQTVEGSRTFHIGLNAWVFTALMFIVGIAFAFGKASVFKYISDDYPENMGVISGIVGLAGGLGGFVLPIMFGALVDLTGVRSSAFMLLYGVVWVSLIWMYFSEVRKTPLMGKAGQGQQPSAS
- a CDS encoding histidine kinase → MFHWFRGSLPARAGVAVLLIGTLALGSAVSAGLIAWLSEDDAAAINTAGSLRMSVYKLSWRLQAGTDNAEIQRQGDNFRHRLESINLTRILRSDQQSPLNQAYAGLRERWHNQLAPALERGDVAVFHANADDFVEQLNQFVLLLQRQSERKQSWQLAIQGTALFVTVMVLMVGMYSLQSSVLSPLQELVRATERFRAGDLSARVQYRSEDELGHMANSFNAMAEALEQSHHTLESRVAQKTAHLAQANAALQLLYQGSRSLASGPASAESLDKLIDSFQNRLPGLRLTLCLHGDPREPAEQLIALHGSELREICSPGDCATCTLHQRRNIVASPVVNQGSELGELRAAFADGRPPQQWELELIEALANLIGTALSLERRREQDHRLLLFEERAIIARELHDSLAQALSYMKLQVSRLQTLMHRGEPPEQLEKVTEEIRDGLNNAYRQLRELLTTFRLKIQEGGLRKALDDTAREFSERGQFPVQLNVKTLPFGLSASEQIHLLQIAREALSNCARHSGASHVWLTVQQIGSEVEMLIEDDGCGVSLDFDPRLHHGLTIMLERARNLHGRLRIEQREPNGTRVQLNFAPQFLGRDLERDTA
- the narL gene encoding two-component system response regulator NarL; amino-acid sequence: MNDFRHSILLVDDHPMMRRGMRQLLELEDDFVIVGEASDGEEALRRVPELQPALILLDNNMPTLNGIETLKRLRQDGYDGKVLLFTVSDAEEDVRDALRFGADGYLLKDMEPEKLIQQIREVLQGDLVVSPALARVMAQALRVGQPVAPEVELTERERQVLKMIAGGNSNKMIGRKLGITEGTVKVHVKNLLHKLGLRSRVEAAVWALENERQRG
- a CDS encoding type IV pili methyl-accepting chemotaxis transducer N-terminal domain-containing protein; this translates as MFQHLLRGTLLLGLLLGALPGQAAISDAEAINRAGQQRMLGQRIAKSYLMIGTQTRSELAQAQLDASVASVEENSQLLGDYAPSAAIRGAVDEAGLTWQQLREQALAAPDKSRSLEMLKLAERFLAQSETLALRIEQHNGSQPAHLVNRSGRLRMLSQRIAMLYLALSWNLPDAELRSKFDTAVEEFDQGLDELHAAKQNTEQINDRLEHISNQWRFARVGFKLTEDGRYVPTVIVTTAESLLQKLEALTADYAQLAQATR
- a CDS encoding DUF4345 domain-containing protein, with product MRFARLVLAIQALIMFALSLAYWLRPYEMANLNGMLLMESASISHMRVYYGGLQLGLALFLFWAMRGPERARAALVLLVITMLALVGGRLGALALDGGELIGFDLASLLYRLLAAALAALALWLLREPAAVEADEAPAQRIEPPTRRLVDEPPQPFRVGDARPEPPAADAAAPQAFRRGDPQP
- the ypfJ gene encoding KPN_02809 family neutral zinc metallopeptidase, with protein sequence MRWNRARRSDNVVDARGRSGMRLGGGLGLGGIAIVVVLGLLSGQDPLQILGQLASQGGPAVSQQGEQPAADDPQVEFVRAVLGDTEDTWRALFQQSGAQYRDPTLVLFRGGVNSACGFASSAVGPFYCPGDQQVYLDLQFFDDMARRFAAAGDFAQAYVIAHEVGHHVQTLLGVSQRMQTARQRGAQMEGDNGLLVRQELQADCFAGVWAYHAQQRLDWLEQGDLEEALNAANAIGDDRLQQQSQGRVVPDAFTHGTSAQRVRWFRAGFEHGEPGRCDTFKTARL
- a CDS encoding HAD family hydrolase, coding for MDGTLTIAVHDFAAIRRALQIPESDDILHHLAALPPEQAAPKRAWLLAHERELACAARPATGAFELLQALRERDCRLGVLTRNAHELALVTLETVGLGDFFSAEDILGRDEAPPKPHPGGLLQLAARWGIEPCAMMMVGDYRFDLECARAAGARSVLVNLPENPWPELADLYVRDCRALHALLESASR
- the tesB gene encoding acyl-CoA thioesterase II, with product MTQTLDTLVNLLTLERIEENLFRGASQDLGFPQLFGGQVLGQVISAASQTVDAARHVHSLHGYFLRPGDSHQPVVYDVDRVRDGGSFSTRRVSAIQKGQTIFTGIASFQADEHGYEHQLAMPDVVGPDELPSEWDLLHKLSPLVPERVMEKLRRPKPIEIRPVTVQDPANPQPIEPVRHLWFRADGALPANPALHKYLLAYASDFSFIGTALQPHGVSSWSKFIQLASLDHAIWFHREVKIDDWLLYSIDSPWAGNARGFARGSIFNRQGQLVASVAQEGLIRVREDWM
- a CDS encoding histone deacetylase family protein, translating into MSLPLVFHDDYSPPLPPGHRFPMEKFRLLRDHLVDSGLTTDAALRRPMLCRHDVLNLAHDADYVARYCSGDMSPAELRRLGLPWSPALAQRTVRAVGGSLLTAELALQHGLACHLAGGTHHAHRDHASGFCIFNDLAVVALYLLESGRVGRVLIFDCDVHQGDGTARILDGVADAVTVSLHCEKNFPVRKATSDWDIPLAPGLGDAEYLRIVDDTLNYLLPLYQPDLVLYDAGVDVHRDDALGLLALSDAGLAARDSAVLEHCLGRDIPVAGLIGGGYDKDRARLARRHAQLHISAAQAWRQFGLE